In Hermetia illucens chromosome 1, iHerIll2.2.curated.20191125, whole genome shotgun sequence, one genomic interval encodes:
- the LOC119646789 gene encoding uncharacterized protein LOC119646789, whose amino-acid sequence MEAILEKVNNLTHQQDVTGQEIQRLLSNYRKDSVARKTKEYLTTRLEQLENLWTAFSERNEKLEELAHYLPPHPYFEKQYFSSMQREYTKYKDDIAERLQGLEGTSKLNIDFGKSATGALDTKATRAVNNAQNELSSDVVVLIRQQESRIRAVENIMTGIDTVEQAQPKSYYKLKSATLSKYWEELRQGHQNIWQYSSDPNELGYNEENFLNLEEQIQDTLIFLAECLSKLDLSIAPATRTFPSINLSHVTIPAFDGGYAQWQSFHDLFRQMIHEQQLGNAQKMWYLKSNLKGEAERLIRHLPITDENYDIARTTLTNRYSNQRLMVATLLDRLTQQPMITSDSPSALKKLHDITKECLAGLKNFNINIASWDPILLHILLKKLDKVTHALYEQTLTSPRELQPVDVFLAFLERRFQSLEALCSDKRSMTQNKPTNRTSALISTKDSQSLQCKNCKGTHRIYTCEAFKQLSIWDRVAKIKQLRLCLSCLREGHRSAQCSAGSCLKCGKKHNTLLHMDANNQDKTTPSITAIQTTASATKQGQVSRVVKDKGSTNVNHSIALSTEISASEGPFVLLATALIKVTNQKGKSIEMRALLDSGSQINIITETAVRKLGLQPTSYHIHIRGLGGASQQSQQKVTLSLQSRITTFARKIDAIVLPHITSSQPSQGLNSRNWAIPGNIQLADPHFDREGHIDLLFGADIYY is encoded by the coding sequence ATGGAGGCGATACTTGAGAAAGTTAACAATCTTACTCACCAACAAGATGTGACGGGCCAGGAGATTCAGCGTCTTTTGAGTAACTACCGGAAAGATTCGGTAGCTCGTAAGACAAAGGAATATCTCACGACGAGATTGGAACAATTGGAAAATCTCTGGACAGCCTTTTCGGAGAGAAATGAAAAGCTTGAAGAGTTAGCGCATTATCTTCCACCTCATCCATATTTCGAGAAACAATATTTCTCTTCAATGCAGCGCGAGTACACCAAGTACAAGGATGACATTGCGGAACGCCTTCAGGGTTTGGAAGGCACGTCCAAGTTGAATATCGATTTTGGTAAATCAGCCACGGGTGCCTTGGATACAAAGGCCACCAGGGCAGTAAACAATGCTCAGAACGAGCTTTCCAGCGATGTCGTGGTACTAATAAGGCAACAGGAATCAAGGATACGGGCTGTGGAAAACATTATGACCGGCATCGACACAGTTGAACAGGCACAACCCAAATCATACTACAAATTGAAGTCAGctactttatcaaagtactggGAAGAGTTGCGTCAAGGCCATCAGAATATATGGCAATATTCCAGCGATCCAAATGAGTTAGGGTACAACGAGGAGAATTTTCTCAACCTCGAAGAGCAAATTCAAGACACCTTAATATTTCTCGCGGAATGCCTTTCAAAGCTAGATCTTAGCATAGCTCCCGCTACAAGGACCTTTCCAAGCATCAACTTGTCACACGTGACAATTCCTGCCTTTGACGGCGGTTATGCACAATGGCAATCCTTCCACGACTTATTCCGCCAGATGATTCACGAGCAGCAATTGGGAAATGCTCAGAAAATGTGGTATTTGAAGAGCAATCTAAAGGGTGAAGCAGAGCGACTTATACGTCATCTGCCCATCACTGACGAAAATTATGACATTGCACGGACAACGCTAACAAACCGCTACAGCAATCAACGATTGATGGTAGCCACGCTATTGGATAGGCTCACACAGCAGCCGATGATTACTTCGGACTCCCCCAGTGCTTTGAAAAAACTTCATGACATTACGAAGGAATGTCTAGCAGGACTCAAGAACTTTAATATCAATATAGCTAGTTGGGATCCcattttattacatattttacTGAAGAAGTTAGACAAGGTTACGCACGCCTTATACGAACAAACTTTGACTTCACCACGAGAACTGCAGCCGGTTGATGTATTTCTCGCGTTTTTGGAAAGACGCTTTCAGTCTTTAGAGGCCTTGTGTAGCGACAAGAGGAGTATGACTCAAAACAAACCTACAAACCGAACCTCGGCTTTAATATCCACCAAGGACAGTCAATCTTTACAGTGCAAAAACTGCAAGGGAACCCATCGAATCTACACATGTGAAGCCTTTAAACAATTGTCCATCTGGGATCGAGTAGCCAAAATCAAGCAGCTGAGGCTATGTTTGAGCTGCCTACGGGAAGGACATCGAAGTGCACAGTGCAGCGCAGGAAGTTGTCTTAAATGTGGCAAGAAGCACAACACTCTACTACATATGGACGCCAACAATCAAGACAAAACAACGCCCTCTATCACCGCAATTCAAACAACAGCCAGCGCCACCAAGCAAGGTCAAGTATCACGTGTTGTAAAGGACAAGGGTTCTACAAATGTCAACCATTCTATTGCATTATCAACGGAAATATCTGCATCAGAGGGGCCTTTTGTCCTATTAGCTACTGCACTCATCAAGGTGACAAACCAAAAGGGCAAATCGATAGAAATGAGAGCTCTGCTGGACAGTGGCTCCCAAATAAACATAATTACAGAAACAGCTGTGAGAAAGCTGGGACTACAACCAACTAGTTACCATATACACATTCGTGGTCTGGGCGGAGCGTCGCAACAATCGCAACAGAAGGTAACGTTGTCATTGCAATCAAGAATCACTACGTTTGCACGGAAGATAGACGCTATAGTTTTACCACATATAACATCCTCTCAACCATCGCAAGGTCTGAATTCAAGGAATTGGGCCATACCCGGCAACATTCAGCTTGCCGATCCTCATTTTGATCGGGAAGGGCATATTGATCTACTTTTCGGAGCTGATATTTACTATTAG